A region of Alosa alosa isolate M-15738 ecotype Scorff River chromosome 17, AALO_Geno_1.1, whole genome shotgun sequence DNA encodes the following proteins:
- the gys2 gene encoding glycogen [starch] synthase, liver isoform X2 — MMGPYYEHNFKTQVDPCDPPTPAIRKAMDALTNSGCPVYCGRWLIEGSPFVILFDIGAAAWNLDRWKRDLWDTCGIGIPYHDREASDALIFGSLVAWFFKELTDEIGEEQNVIAHFHEWQAGVGLVLLRSRKVPIATVFTTHATLLGRYLCAGNVDFYNNLDKFNADKEAGERQIYHRYCLERASVHCAHTFTTVSQITAVEANHMLHRNPDVVTPNGLNVKKFSAMHEFQNLHSTNKSRIQEFVRGHFYGHLDFNLEKTLYFFIAGRYEFSNKGADIFLESLSRLNYLLKIHKNDVTVVVFFIMPAKTNNFNVETLKGQAVRKQLWDTAQSVKEKFGKRLYEALLKGEIPDMNNILERDDFSIMKRAIYATQRYSLPPVTTHNMLDDAKDPILNNVRRINLFNSRNDRVKIVFHPEFLSSTSPLLPMDYEEFVRGCHLGVFPSYYEPWGYTPAECTVMGIPSVTTNLSGFGCFMEEHISDPAAYGIYIVDRRFRSADESCNQLTQFMFGFCQQSRRQRIIQRNRTERLSDLLDWRYLGRFYMRARKLALSRAFPDKYEMDTLAPLQAESFRYPRPQSVPPSPSASAHSTPHHSDVEDEDDDEPYDEDEEAEWDRQNIKTPNVMLGTGKTKQPEQNGN; from the exons ATGATGGGGCCCTATTACGAGCACAACTTCAAGACGCAGGTGGATCCATGTGACCCTCCGACGCCGGCCATCAGGAAGGCCATGGACGCTCTGACCAACAGTGGCTGTCCG gtgtactgTGGGCGCTGGCTGATTGAGGGCAGTCCCTTCGTCATCCTCTTTGATATTGGGGCTGCAGCATGGAACCTGGACCGCTGGAAAAGAGACTTGTGGGATACGTGCGGCATCGGCATTCCATACCACGACCGCGAGGCCAGCGACGCGCTCATCTTCGGCTCGCTGGTGGCGTGGTTTTTCAAAGAG TTAACGGATGAGATTGGAGAGGAGCAGAACGTCATCGCTCATTTCCATGAGTGGCAGGCCGGGGTCGGTCTTGTGCTCCTGCGCTCACGCAAGGTCCCCATAGCAACAGTGTTCACAACACATGCCACCCTGCTGGGACGCTACCTGTGCGCCGGGAACGTGGACTTCTACAACAACCTGGATAAA TTCAATGCTGACAAGGAAGCCGGGGAGAGGCAGATCTACCACCGCTACTGTCTGGAGCGGGCATCTGTCCACTGCGCTCACACGTTCACCACTGTATCGCAGATCACAGCCGTGGAGGCCAATCACATGCTGCACAGGAACCCAG ATGTTGTGACACCCAACGGGTTGAATGTGAAGAAGTTTTCGGCCATGCATGAGTTCCAGAACCTGCACTCCACAAACAAATCTCGCATCCAGGAGTTTGTCCGAGGACATTTCTATGG ACATCTTGACTTCAACCTGGAGAAAACACTATATTTCTTCATCGCTGGCCGATATGAATTCTCTAACAAAGGGGCGGACATCTTCCTGGAATCACTGTCCAGGCTTAACTATTTACTGAAG ATTCATAAGAACGATGTGACAGTGGTAGTCTTCTTCATCATGCCTGCCAAGACCAACAACTTCAACGTGGAGACACTAAAGGGACAAGCTGTGCGTAAGCAGCTCTG gGACACTGCTCAGTCAGTGAAAGAGAAGTTTGGCAAGCGTCTGTATGAGGCATTGCTGAA GGGAGAGATCCCTGACATGAACAATATCCTGGAGAGAGACGACTTCTCCATCATGAAGAGAGCCATCTATGCCACCCAG agatactctcttcctccagtgacaacacacaacatgctgGATGATGCTAAAGACCCCATTCTAAACAATGTGCGTCGCATCAATCTTTTCAACAGCCGCAACGACCGTGTGAAG atCGTGTTCCATCCTGAGTTCCTGTCCTCCACGAGTCCTCTGCTGCCGATGGACTATGAGGAGTTTGTGCGGGGGTGCCACCTCGGGGTCTTCCCCTCCTACTATGAACCTTGGGGCTACACACCAG CGGAGTGCACAGTGATGGGAATCCCCAGTGTCACTACCAACCTGTCGGGTTTCGGCTGCTTCATGGAGGAGCACATCTCCGACCCAGCAGCTTATG GCATCTACATTGTGGACCGGCGCTTCCGCTCGGCCGACGAGTCATGTAACCAGCTGACCCAGTTCATGTTCGGGTTCTGCCAGCAGTCGCGGCGGCAGCGCATCATCCAGCGCAACCGCACCGAGCGGCTGTCGGACCTGCTGGACTGGAGGTACCTGGGacgg TTCTACATGCGAGCCAGAAAGTTAGCCCTCAGCAGAGCGTTCCCTGATAAATATGAGATGGACACCTTGGCTCCGCTTCAG GCGGAGAGCTTCCGCTACCCACGCCCCCAGTCCGTGCCTCCATCCCCCTCGGCCTCGGCTCATTCCACCCCCCACCACTCTGACGTGGAGGACGAGGATGACGACGAGCCCTACGATGAAGATGAGGAAGCCGAGTGGGACCGCCAGAACATTAAGACGCCCAACGTCATGCTTGGGACTGGCAAGACGAAACAACCAGAGCAGAACGGCAACTAA
- the gys2 gene encoding glycogen [starch] synthase, liver isoform X1 — MRRMSRSLSITSLSGLSLQEEDDNIPVENLLLFEIAWEVTNKVGGIYTVIQTKAKITGDEWGDNFFMMGPYYEHNFKTQVDPCDPPTPAIRKAMDALTNSGCPVYCGRWLIEGSPFVILFDIGAAAWNLDRWKRDLWDTCGIGIPYHDREASDALIFGSLVAWFFKELTDEIGEEQNVIAHFHEWQAGVGLVLLRSRKVPIATVFTTHATLLGRYLCAGNVDFYNNLDKFNADKEAGERQIYHRYCLERASVHCAHTFTTVSQITAVEANHMLHRNPDVVTPNGLNVKKFSAMHEFQNLHSTNKSRIQEFVRGHFYGHLDFNLEKTLYFFIAGRYEFSNKGADIFLESLSRLNYLLKIHKNDVTVVVFFIMPAKTNNFNVETLKGQAVRKQLWDTAQSVKEKFGKRLYEALLKGEIPDMNNILERDDFSIMKRAIYATQRYSLPPVTTHNMLDDAKDPILNNVRRINLFNSRNDRVKIVFHPEFLSSTSPLLPMDYEEFVRGCHLGVFPSYYEPWGYTPAECTVMGIPSVTTNLSGFGCFMEEHISDPAAYGIYIVDRRFRSADESCNQLTQFMFGFCQQSRRQRIIQRNRTERLSDLLDWRYLGRFYMRARKLALSRAFPDKYEMDTLAPLQAESFRYPRPQSVPPSPSASAHSTPHHSDVEDEDDDEPYDEDEEAEWDRQNIKTPNVMLGTGKTKQPEQNGN, encoded by the exons ATGAGACGCATGTCCAGGTCCCTATCCATTACATCCTTAAGCGGCCTCTCGCTTCAGGAGGAGGACGACAACATCCCCGTGGAGAACCTGCTGCTGTTTGAGATTGCCTGGGAAGTGACAAATAAAG TTGGAGGAATCTACACAGTCATTCAAACTAAGGCAAAGATCACGGGGGATGAGTGGGGTGATAATTTCTTCATGATGGGGCCCTATTACGAGCACAACTTCAAGACGCAGGTGGATCCATGTGACCCTCCGACGCCGGCCATCAGGAAGGCCATGGACGCTCTGACCAACAGTGGCTGTCCG gtgtactgTGGGCGCTGGCTGATTGAGGGCAGTCCCTTCGTCATCCTCTTTGATATTGGGGCTGCAGCATGGAACCTGGACCGCTGGAAAAGAGACTTGTGGGATACGTGCGGCATCGGCATTCCATACCACGACCGCGAGGCCAGCGACGCGCTCATCTTCGGCTCGCTGGTGGCGTGGTTTTTCAAAGAG TTAACGGATGAGATTGGAGAGGAGCAGAACGTCATCGCTCATTTCCATGAGTGGCAGGCCGGGGTCGGTCTTGTGCTCCTGCGCTCACGCAAGGTCCCCATAGCAACAGTGTTCACAACACATGCCACCCTGCTGGGACGCTACCTGTGCGCCGGGAACGTGGACTTCTACAACAACCTGGATAAA TTCAATGCTGACAAGGAAGCCGGGGAGAGGCAGATCTACCACCGCTACTGTCTGGAGCGGGCATCTGTCCACTGCGCTCACACGTTCACCACTGTATCGCAGATCACAGCCGTGGAGGCCAATCACATGCTGCACAGGAACCCAG ATGTTGTGACACCCAACGGGTTGAATGTGAAGAAGTTTTCGGCCATGCATGAGTTCCAGAACCTGCACTCCACAAACAAATCTCGCATCCAGGAGTTTGTCCGAGGACATTTCTATGG ACATCTTGACTTCAACCTGGAGAAAACACTATATTTCTTCATCGCTGGCCGATATGAATTCTCTAACAAAGGGGCGGACATCTTCCTGGAATCACTGTCCAGGCTTAACTATTTACTGAAG ATTCATAAGAACGATGTGACAGTGGTAGTCTTCTTCATCATGCCTGCCAAGACCAACAACTTCAACGTGGAGACACTAAAGGGACAAGCTGTGCGTAAGCAGCTCTG gGACACTGCTCAGTCAGTGAAAGAGAAGTTTGGCAAGCGTCTGTATGAGGCATTGCTGAA GGGAGAGATCCCTGACATGAACAATATCCTGGAGAGAGACGACTTCTCCATCATGAAGAGAGCCATCTATGCCACCCAG agatactctcttcctccagtgacaacacacaacatgctgGATGATGCTAAAGACCCCATTCTAAACAATGTGCGTCGCATCAATCTTTTCAACAGCCGCAACGACCGTGTGAAG atCGTGTTCCATCCTGAGTTCCTGTCCTCCACGAGTCCTCTGCTGCCGATGGACTATGAGGAGTTTGTGCGGGGGTGCCACCTCGGGGTCTTCCCCTCCTACTATGAACCTTGGGGCTACACACCAG CGGAGTGCACAGTGATGGGAATCCCCAGTGTCACTACCAACCTGTCGGGTTTCGGCTGCTTCATGGAGGAGCACATCTCCGACCCAGCAGCTTATG GCATCTACATTGTGGACCGGCGCTTCCGCTCGGCCGACGAGTCATGTAACCAGCTGACCCAGTTCATGTTCGGGTTCTGCCAGCAGTCGCGGCGGCAGCGCATCATCCAGCGCAACCGCACCGAGCGGCTGTCGGACCTGCTGGACTGGAGGTACCTGGGacgg TTCTACATGCGAGCCAGAAAGTTAGCCCTCAGCAGAGCGTTCCCTGATAAATATGAGATGGACACCTTGGCTCCGCTTCAG GCGGAGAGCTTCCGCTACCCACGCCCCCAGTCCGTGCCTCCATCCCCCTCGGCCTCGGCTCATTCCACCCCCCACCACTCTGACGTGGAGGACGAGGATGACGACGAGCCCTACGATGAAGATGAGGAAGCCGAGTGGGACCGCCAGAACATTAAGACGCCCAACGTCATGCTTGGGACTGGCAAGACGAAACAACCAGAGCAGAACGGCAACTAA
- the spx gene encoding spexin prohormone 1, which yields MQSLRNLTAYAFTLLLVATFVSHAWSAPKGNFQRRNWTPQAMLYLKGTQGRRFVPEDVQEGDVYDSLHLETRSQNIEKLSVSKAAAILLNFLQRAKEEVTQGDDNEPQAYFPDVPGWKQDYF from the exons ATGCAA AGCCTAAGGAATCTAACCGCGTACGCCTTCACTTTGTTGCTGGTCGCAACATTTGTGTCCCACGCTTGGAGCGCACCGAAG GGTAACTTCCAGCGTAGAAACTGGACACCCCAGGCCATGTTGTATTTGAAGGGAACAC AGGGACGGAGGTTTGTCCCAGAAGATGTACAGGAGGGAGATGTCTACGACAGTCTACACTTAG AGACTCGTAGTCAGAATATCGAGAAGCTGAGTGTATCCAAAGCTGCTGCAATACTCCTGAATTTTCTTCAGCGGGCCAAAGAAGAGGTCACACAAG GGGATGACAATGAACCGCAGGCTTACTTTCCAGACGTTCCTGGATGGAAACAAGACTACTTCTGA
- the ldhba gene encoding L-lactate dehydrogenase B-A chain has translation MSSTLQKLITPLAEGPAEPPRNKVTVVGVGMVGMACAVSVLLRDLADELALVDVMEDKLKGEMMDLQHGSLFLKTPVIVADKDYAVTANSRVVVVTAGVRQQEGESRLNLVQRNVNIFKHIIPQIVKYSPNCIIIVVSNPVDVLTYVTWKLSGLPKHRVIGSGTNLDSARFRYLMAERLGIHSSSFNGWILGEHGDTSVPVWSGTNVAGVNLQKLNPEMGTDGDKENWKEAHKMVVDSAYEVIKLKGYTNWAIGLSVADLTESLVKNMNRVHPVSTMVKGMYGINDEVYLSLPCVLNSTGVCSVVNMTLTDDEIGQLKKSADTLWGIQKDLKDI, from the exons ATGTCTTCTACCCTCCAGAAACTCATCACCCCCCTGGCCGAGGGCCCCGCTGAGCCCCCCAGGAACAAAGTGACCGTTGTGGGCGTCGGCATGGTGGGGATGGCCTGCGCCGTCAGCGTCCTGCTCAGG GATCTGGCTGATGAGCTGGCCCTGGTCGATGTGATGGAGGATAAGTTGAAGGGAGAGATGATGGACCTGCAGCACGGCAGTCTGTTCCTTAAGACGCCAGTCATCGTGGCCGACAAGG ACTACGCAGTGACGGCCAACTCCCGCGTGGTGGTGGTGACCGCTGGCGTGCGCCAGCAGGAGGGCGAGAGCCGCCTGAACCTGGTGCAGAGGAACGTCAACATCTTCAAGCACATCATTCCCCAGATCGTCAAGTACAGCCCCAACTGCATCATCATTGTGGTTTCCaacccag TGGACGTGCTGACCTATGTCACCTGGAAGCTGAGCGGGCTGCCCAAGCACCGCGTGATTGGCAGCGGCACCAACCTGGACTCTGCCCGCTTCCGCTACCTGATGGCCGAGAGGCTGGGCATCCACTCCAGCAGCTTCAACGGCTGGATCCTGGGAGAGCATGGAGATACCagcg TGCCCGTGTGGAGCGGCACCAATGTGGCCGGCGTGAACCTGCAGAAGCTCAACCCCGAGATGGGCACCGACGGAGACAAGGAGAACTGGAAGGAGGCCCACAAGATGGTGGTCGACAG tgCTTACGAGGTGATCAAGCTGAAGGGCTACACCAACTGGGCCATTGGCCTGAGCGTGGCTGACCTGACAGAGAGCCTGGTGAAGAACATGAATAGGGTCCACCCCGTCTCCACCATGGTCAAG ggcATGTATGGCATCAATGATGAGGTGTACCTGAGCCTGCCCTGTGTGCTGAACAGCACCGGCGTGTGCAGCGTGGTCAACATGACGCTGACCGACGACGAGATCGGCCAGCTCAAGAAGAGTGCCGACACACTCTGGGGCATCCAGAAGGACCTGAAGGACATTTAG